The Vespula pensylvanica isolate Volc-1 chromosome 3, ASM1446617v1, whole genome shotgun sequence nucleotide sequence AGTACAATTCAATTCGTCCGAGCCATCGGGACAATCTTTATCTCCGTCGCATATCCAAGATTGATAAATACATCGATGTATTTCATGCGATACGTGACACGTAAATTGCCAAGATTCACATTCCATTGTACTACAATTTTCCTCGTCCATACCATCTTCGCAATCTTTCTCCCCATCACATTTCCATGTTTTTGGTATGCAAGTATGATCCTTTTGACATAAAATTTCATCGGATTTGCAACTTGGCTCTATATTCTTAGTACAATTTTTCTCATCCGTACCATCTCTACAATCGTTCTCGCCATCGCACAACCATCTATAAGATATACAACGACCGTCATCACATTTGAACTGTGCTTCCGAACAATTCGAGTAGTCGCAATTCACTTCGTCTGTGCCATCCTTGCAATCTTTATCAAGATCACATATCCAATATTTTGGGATGCACCTGTTGCCGTCACATTCGAAATTGGCTGCGCTACATGTAAGCTTATTACAGTTAATTTCATCCGAATTATCCCCACAATCGTTATCGCCATCGCATTTCCAGAATTTAGGTATACATATTCCATTGTGACAAGGGAATTGATTAGCCGAGCACGTAGATGCCACTCGTGGACACGTTGAATTATGGAATGGCTTGATGCCGCCAGGACACATGCATTTACCATCCATCATTACCATTCCGTCTGGACATAAGCAAACAAAGCTGTTGTAAGGAGCTCCTAAGCAAATATAGGGGCAGGTACTATTTGCACACTTGTTTGTTCCAGTTTGTACACTATgagaaaatacttttaaatcCATCAGGCCCGTCATCTGACCAATTACTGTCGATATACCAACTCCATGATCTTTATCAGCCACGAATATCATCGACTGTTTCCAATCGTCCCAATACATGTTGTCTTTAAAGACAGCAACTGCAAATGGATGCGATACACGATCGTCGCTCTCTATGATCTTCTTAAATCCCTTTCCATCAAAATCTGAGAAGCCGATATAATCTTCTCTAGCATCAACCCAATAAATTCTCTCCGCTATATGATCTATTGTGATTCCATTTGGCCATTCAACAGTCGGTTTAACGAATAAACGCTTTATATTTGTACCATCGAGATTAGCTCTGGAAACAGATGCGTTACCAGGAGCCCAATCGGTCCAAAACATGTATCCCATCATTGGGTGGACGGCTATGCCTCTCGgcttttgtaaattattggGACCTAAAATCGTCCTCCGCATTCTCCCCATTGTCGATATATCCGTCCTAATTATTTGAATCCTCATCTTGACGCCATCCACGAAATAAAGTACATTGGAGACCCAATCAAATGCCATTCCTTCGATAGAATTTAAATCAGTTTCTACTAAAATTTCTGGGGAACTTAAACCATCGTTAAGGCATTGTCTACCAATAGTATCGTTAACAATATCTGCCCAGTACAAACAGTTATTTTTAAGATCAAATTCTATAgcaataacatttttcaaaccATGGACGGGTAATGTTTCTAATTTCTCTTCGACCAGATTTATTCTCGATATATGTTCCCGTTGCGCGACCAACAAAAATTCACCCGATTCTTTCATCGGGCAAGGTATTTCGTCTGGTTCAAAATTTCTTGCGAGACCATCGATACATTCGTCGTCTGGTATTTTAATGTATCCTTTTgtacgtttataaaattttccagGCTTACATGTGCTGGGAACTGCGTACGGATCGACGCtagttaaaattttattgcgtATACAATGATACGGAGTTCCTACTTTTATAAATCCAAAATCACATTGATAATCATTAGCATCGCATGGACAAATCTCCAATTTGATAGGTCGATCATAGTTTACACCTGTGTAACAATTAGCTCGCGCTGCTCGTCTTTGATAAGTTTCCCTTTTTCCTAAGACACATGATACAACTGGTTGATCCGAACTCATCGGTGACCAAAATTTAAAGTCGTCTTCTCtacaatttctttcaaatacgTTTTTCAAATcaactttaattattaaccATTGATGTTGTCCACTGTCCGAACCGAACATCGTAAACACTGTAGTGTTTTCGCCTGGTTCGGTCATAAGTCCGTACACACGTAGCATTTTTTCATGAAACTCGTACGTTTGCCAAGTTTCTCCCTCGTCGATAGAGTACGAAAGATCTCTTGTTTCTCCTCgcgatttgaaatatttaactgCAACCAACAGTCCACCGTGATCTCCCatattgaagaaataatagtCTTTTAAAACTTGTTTCCACGTAAGACCAGCATCTCTCGATACGTAAAGTGCGAGATGTCCTTTCAAACTTGAACCTATCACGCCTGTGGCCATAATAATACCAGGCGCAGATTTCGAGCTCATGATCGTTACTGATCTTGTAACAGGATATAATTGACTAAACCTTTGACTCAGATGCAAAGAACATTCTTTTTGCGGGCAATGAACATAAAATCCTTCGTGATTTGCTACAGGTGCCTTGATATTATTCCAAGTTGTCCCGTGATCGAATGTAATCAACGATGCTAAATGTTCCGGTCCGATCGAACCTAGTTTCGGATTTCCTTTAACTTTTGAAGCTATATAGATGCCACGCAGTCCTTCTACTCTATACAGGTCTGTAAATGCTTCATCCGCAACATCACTGTTGAGGCAATAtagtagaaaataatgaaatagataCATCATTATGActttaataatacttattttatttatatgtaattcttATTACTTACTTCAGCCAACTATCTTTCCATGTACTATTAGGAAAGAATGTAAGAATTCCTTCCAacgataacgaaaatataGCTTTTTCATGATCAATTATTTctgatatataaagatttacCATGGTATCGCTGTGAGCAACTGCAACAAAGATTCTATTGTTCGCTACGTCTGcaatatgataatttttacGATCCAACTCGGTATTAAACTGAGCTAATACAAATCCTTGATTTTTATAAGAGACATATAAATCTAAATTTTGCGAAGAACCATTctgttaaaaatgaaaaaataattaagtcaTGTAGCTCACGTGAATAGAATAAACTTTCAATGGAAGTACTCGATTAGTACTTTATTCTAACCTTAGAAGATTTTGATGTCGCAAACATATAATCTCCCCTAATTTGAAAATCTTCAACATTTCTGATTACAATATTAGACTCTCCTGGATAATGATTTGCTTCTGTCAGAGTTGGATTTCCTTTTTGGGGAAGTGGCAGAAGAGATAATCTGCGTTGGAAATCATGTACTAGCATATCATGTATTTCCATTCTTCCGTGAAGTAATACGTCTTCGTATCTTGCTCGTAAGACAGTATTAGATCCCGATGGTTCTATACGTTCCACTAATATAGTGCATTGTGACGACCAGAAAAATGCTTTTACATATTGTTGTATAGATATCCATTTAAATCCGTAGTCTTTCGACAACCAtaacttaaaaaagaagaaagaagattgttAGAAGGTAATTTTGACATTAGATTAAAACTCATTACCTGTTTCATAGGATCAACTTTATCCAGTATTAATACAACACGTGGATCTGATTCGCAATACGAAATTTCACTTGGGTGAAATGGAACGGGTACTCTTCTAATAGTTTTGCCATTATTCCTTGTAATGAATATTAAGCTGTTCGTGCTGTCCACAAAGATGcactataaattataaaaatgtatcttatatttagtgtttattatagtttaatatcctcaagataaatttatagtctagaaataaagaaacctACATATTGATAGTTCTTTGGATGATTAGTAAATTTATCTAAAGTTGCATATCGTGCATTGTATTCATAAGAAACTTTGAAGTATTCAGTCTTATTCTCAAACGTATCTCCATAGTcataacttatatatacaGCACTAGGATTACTTTGAACTATTTCATCGCTTTCTTGCATGCGTACTATAGGAGTACTATCTTTTGCTAGACATATTATCACATTTGATCCTTCTCCAACCCAATGCACCATCAATTGCTGATGAGAATCATTTAGAGCATTTacctgtaaatatataaatattttgacgtTATCTTATATACTTCCTTAATCGCATTGTACAATATCCTTATCGATTAATCAATCATTTTCGTTATCACATCgagataatttatctttttgataactaaatttatttaagaaaaaaataacaaagaacaTGTCTCGTGCAACTTCTTCATAGATGTATACtgtaaataaagtatataaataaattggatataaaaacatattctcATATAAGTTTAGCTGGATCTTGGCACAATGTACAAAGGTCTCTTGATTAAAAAGGATGAATCATTTCatggtttattattattattttatatatatgtgtgtatatatgtatatatatatatatatgtgtgcgagagaaaaatgaagaaagaaaaagccttcaaagtaaaa carries:
- the LOC122627792 gene encoding sortilin-related receptor-like isoform X2, whose amino-acid sequence is MAGGTSSVFCYCALAFYLFFLTGSNNGERFGDKPKTLHIVEDTGSLQSRKTIIFNKDSNNHDENGETSYQRTRRSVESRILNNKPNITVKVNALNDSHQQLMVHWVGEGSNVIICLAKDSTPIVRMQESDEIVQSNPSAVYISYDYGDTFENKTEYFKVSYEYNARYATLDKFTNHPKNYQYCIFVDSTNSLIFITRNNGKTIRRVPVPFHPSEISYCESDPRVVLILDKVDPMKQLWLSKDYGFKWISIQQYVKAFFWSSQCTILVERIEPSGSNTVLRARYEDVLLHGRMEIHDMLVHDFQRRLSLLPLPQKGNPTLTEANHYPGESNIVIRNVEDFQIRGDYMFATSKSSKNGSSQNLDLYVSYKNQGFVLAQFNTELDRKNYHIADVANNRIFVAVAHSDTMVNLYISEIIDHEKAIFSLSLEGILTFFPNSTWKDSWLNDVADEAFTDLYRVEGLRGIYIASKVKGNPKLGSIGPEHLASLITFDHGTTWNNIKAPVANHEGFYVHCPQKECSLHLSQRFSQLYPVTRSVTIMSSKSAPGIIMATGVIGSSLKGHLALYVSRDAGLTWKQVLKDYYFFNMGDHGGLLVAVKYFKSRGETRDLSYSIDEGETWQTYEFHEKMLRVYGLMTEPGENTTVFTMFGSDSGQHQWLIIKVDLKNVFERNCREDDFKFWSPMSSDQPVVSCVLGKRETYQRRAARANCYTGVNYDRPIKLEICPCDANDYQCDFGFIKVGTPYHCIRNKILTSVDPYAVPSTCKPGKFYKRTKGYIKIPDDECIDGLARNFEPDEIPCPMKESGEFLLVAQREHISRINLVEEKLETLPVHGLKNVIAIEFDLKNNCLYWADIVNDTIGRQCLNDGLSSPEILVETDLNSIEGMAFDWVSNVLYFVDGVKMRIQIIRTDISTMGRMRRTILGPNNLQKPRGIAVHPMMGYMFWTDWAPGNASVSRANLDGTNIKRLFVKPTVEWPNGITIDHIAERIYWVDAREDYIGFSDFDGKGFKKIIESDDRVSHPFAVAVFKDNMYWDDWKQSMIFVADKDHGVGISTVIGQMTGLMDLKVFSHSVQTGTNKCANSTCPYICLGAPYNSFVCLCPDGMVMMDGKCMCPGGIKPFHNSTCPRVASTCSANQFPCHNGICIPKFWKCDGDNDCGDNSDEINCNKLTCSAANFECDGNRCIPKYWICDLDKDCKDGTDEVNCDYSNCSEAQFKCDDGRCISYRWLCDGENDCRDGTDEKNCTKNIEPSCKSDEILCQKDHTCIPKTWKCDGEKDCEDGMDEENCSTMECESWQFTCHVSHEIHRCIYQSWICDGDKDCPDGSDELNCTRTTIAPPMSSPISPTSSCIDWMFTCNNKKCVPYWWKCDSVDDCGDDSDEMGCGDIDPTSEVPETTEQVRVCRPHQFQCFNGDCIENAWVCDGSNDCLSGEDELHCNVVYCGEDQFMCRRDGSCIPLSNICNDVEECPDGSDELGCHPDQHPSPAATPSCYVGLFPCDETRCFPLTSYCDDKPDCLDGFDESNCDKNNSRVYQVLVMGVDERLINATSLSLFWWMPIPNNVTLEFLPSIARIEPDAKWTNASTWIEDTEYLFNGLQSYTRYNLTVYVKLKGQSTVFPPAKYLPVMTGEGVPSEPWNVTITQKNGTRVEVSWRSPLHPNGPITGYDVFISPPTPPSRFSWQKTSGVIDTAFEAHQNYSFWVIAKNREHESNASQVVVLTFDGAANIDDIENLNVTETTNHSATLTWSKVKDADGYHVTPKAPSLHPALKTLITMKNVIEVTNLAPGINYTFEVAATKKNYVGKVNTVIAATKGTPLPSVIKVDAQLVKPHGTTVKLTWDPPKSLRKIKWQYAVHYGLNMQEFFKEYKYLTRNLTATIKDLEACESYIFGIGVNGDYGAGPLSQPAAVTTHFNVRAPPKRVKVSNKSDSIIVSWSASCAVIDEPISYTITLTELILNKTKIVTLLSTKESIMKHTFNKIRYGGIYRIVVATDVKNAIPSQPVIYHAPPILPPHQLKVLHKEGNYLVDWIENHQPDHMAITNYHYEILVAEGSRTLNESNTQIFKADQPPYIYKNAKPDVIYTFAVRLVTEEGYRSILSETRSIESPAVWPVTMNTSNILSLAIPICLLVVALGSALAYFVVRHRRLSNSFTQFANSHYDTRRGQATFPGTTDGLEEEDSPVIRGFSDDEPLVIA
- the LOC122627792 gene encoding sortilin-related receptor-like isoform X1; protein product: MAGGTSSVFCYCALAFYLFFLTGSNNGERFGDKPKTLHIVEDTGSLQSRKTIIFNKDSNNHDENGETSYQRTRRSVESRILNNKPNITVKVNALNDSHQQLMVHWVGEGSNVIICLAKDSTPIVRMQESDEIVQSNPSAVYISYDYGDTFENKTEYFKVSYEYNARYATLDKFTNHPKNYQYCIFVDSTNSLIFITRNNGKTIRRVPVPFHPSEISYCESDPRVVLILDKVDPMKQLWLSKDYGFKWISIQQYVKAFFWSSQCTILVERIEPSGSNTVLRARYEDVLLHGRMEIHDMLVHDFQRRLSLLPLPQKGNPTLTEANHYPGESNIVIRNVEDFQIRGDYMFATSKSSKNGSSQNLDLYVSYKNQGFVLAQFNTELDRKNYHIADVANNRIFVAVAHSDTMVNLYISEIIDHEKAIFSLSLEGILTFFPNSTWKDSWLNDVADEAFTDLYRVEGLRGIYIASKVKGNPKLGSIGPEHLASLITFDHGTTWNNIKAPVANHEGFYVHCPQKECSLHLSQRFSQLYPVTRSVTIMSSKSAPGIIMATGVIGSSLKGHLALYVSRDAGLTWKQVLKDYYFFNMGDHGGLLVAVKYFKSRGETRDLSYSIDEGETWQTYEFHEKMLRVYGLMTEPGENTTVFTMFGSDSGQHQWLIIKVDLKNVFERNCREDDFKFWSPMSSDQPVVSCVLGKRETYQRRAARANCYTGVNYDRPIKLEICPCDANDYQCDFGFIKVGTPYHCIRNKILTSVDPYAVPSTCKPGKFYKRTKGYIKIPDDECIDGLARNFEPDEIPCPMKESGEFLLVAQREHISRINLVEEKLETLPVHGLKNVIAIEFDLKNNCLYWADIVNDTIGRQCLNDGLSSPEILVETDLNSIEGMAFDWVSNVLYFVDGVKMRIQIIRTDISTMGRMRRTILGPNNLQKPRGIAVHPMMGYMFWTDWAPGNASVSRANLDGTNIKRLFVKPTVEWPNGITIDHIAERIYWVDAREDYIGFSDFDGKGFKKIIESDDRVSHPFAVAVFKDNMYWDDWKQSMIFVADKDHGVGISTVIGQMTGLMDLKVFSHSVQTGTNKCANSTCPYICLGAPYNSFVCLCPDGMVMMDGKCMCPGGIKPFHNSTCPRVASTCSANQFPCHNGICIPKFWKCDGDNDCGDNSDEINCNKLTCSAANFECDGNRCIPKYWICDLDKDCKDGTDEVNCDYSNCSEAQFKCDDGRCISYRWLCDGENDCRDGTDEKNCTKNIEPSCKSDEILCQKDHTCIPKTWKCDGEKDCEDGMDEENCSTMECESWQFTCHVSHEIHRCIYQSWICDGDKDCPDGSDELNCTRTTIAPPMSSPISPTSSCIDWMFTCNNKKCVPYWWKCDSVDDCGDDSDEMGCGDIDPTSEVPETTEQVRVCRPHQFQCFNGDCIENAWVCDGSNDCLSGEDELHCNVVYCGEDQFMCRRDGSCIPLSNICNDVEECPDGSDELGCHPDQHPSPAATPSCYVGLFPCDETRCFPLTSYCDDKPDCLDGFDESNCDKNNSRVYQVLVMGVDERLINATSLSLFWWMPIPNNVTLEFLPSIARIEPDAKWTNASTWIEDTEYLFNGLQSYTRYNLTVYVKLKGQSTVFPPAKYLPVMTGEGVPSEPWNVTITQKNGTRVEVSWRSPLHPNGPITGYDVFISPPTPPSRFSWQKTSGVIDTAFEAHQNYSFWVIAKNREHESNASQVVVLTFDGAANIDDIENLNVTETTNHSATLTWSKVKDADGYHVTPKAPSLHPALKTLITMKNVIEVTNLAPGINYTFEVAATKKNYVGKVNTVIAATKGTPLPSVIKVDAQLVKPHGTTVKLTWDPPKSLRKIKWQYAVHYGLNMQEFFKEYKYLTRNLTATIKDLEACESYIFGIGVNGDYGAGPLSQPAAVTTHFNVRAPPKRVKVSNKSDSIIVSWSASCAVIDEPISYTITLTELILNKTKIVTLLSTKESIMKHTFNKIRYGGIYRIVVATDVKNAIPSQPVIYHAPPILPPHQLKVLHKEGNYLVDWIENHQPDHMAITNYHYEILVAEGSRTLNESNTQIFKADQPPYIYKNAKPDVIYTFAVRLVTEEGYRSILSETRSIESPAVWPVTMNTSNILSLAIPICLLVVALGSALAYFVVRHRRLSNSFTQFANSHYDTRRGQATFPGTTDGLAEEEDSPVIRGFSDDEPLVIA